A region from the Anoplolepis gracilipes chromosome 2, ASM4749672v1, whole genome shotgun sequence genome encodes:
- the Didum gene encoding unconventional myosin-Va isoform X2: protein MTTRELYVKGGRVWVPHPEKVWEGAVLLEDYKQNQSTLKVHTEESNQTKTLEIKSGADLPPLRNPDILIGENNLTQLSFLHEPAVLYNLQIRFQRHSIYTYCGIVLVAFNPYNELHIYGNDTIWAYRGQAMGDLEPHIFAVAEEAYTKLERENHDQSIIVSGESGAGKTVSAKYTMRYFATVGGSATETQVEKKVLASSPIMEAIGNAKTTRNDNSSRFGKFIEIQFNKNYHITGASMRTYLLEKSRVVFQANEERNYHIFYQMCSAAKRLPQLYLSDQDQFHYLNQGDNPTIEGVDDLEYFDETISALTMLGFTSKQQEDMLRILAAILHLGNVEISSCKAKDADNEVDTESSYISPSNRHLLIISELLGIDVKAMRKWLCHRKIVSMREVFLKPMNVEQAIGARDALAKHIYAELFNWIVVGINNSLQSLSKAQYFIGVLDIYGFETFEVNSFEQFCINYANEKLQQQFNQHVFKLEQEEYLKEDIEWTFIDFYDNQPCIDLIETKLGILDLLDEECRMPKGSDASWAEKLYTKCSKSKHFEKPRFGTSAFLIHHFADLVQYETVGFLEKNRDTVIEEQVDVLRNSENKLLKKLFSDEDPKLSVPHTRVKISTQKSTPTNTQNKQNKKTVGSQFRDSLNMLMATLNATTPHYVRCIKPNDAKEAFEYSPVRAVQQLRACGVLETIRISAAGFPSQRTYGDFFQRYRCLCRFKDIRRDDLKETCRRILARYINDEDKFKFGKTKVLFRAGQVAYLEKLRAEKQRDACVMIQKTVRGLIYHNRYKKIRRSILGIQRYGRGYIARQKAEAVRRERAAIKIQSHVKSWLQRRWYLQVKRTILGLQTHGRGNMARVRYRMMKDNAAATVIQRFARGYLIRMACKKKLRDIVIVQSCIRKRQAKKVFRRLKAEAKSVEHVKSLNKGLEMKIITLQQKIDEFAKENQFLKNMQHEMTDLKLKLDSLKSVDIENKKLNRIVQEKERELKNIQEILKQERDEKMDILHDKERISLQKSEENKKLQQENERLRKEFSIATEKLNSNQRGAEENLKYRLEQEKDLLRLEQDQDRGAYQRLLKEYHELEQHAEMLEQKLALPGHSRSLSNASSGSGQIAPSENPQDDQNIDFGYGSVRSTASSSTPYSRVETIDWNQQRSDSPPDGEVQANKSPPEKYGAAHAPVDIGLVLKLQQKLKDVEKEKGRLIRMVEDLERDSSEESSRTQDSFRLQELEMENSQLKKDLNSLRKTVSLSSPSSAQQNLMIQFEALQEELERRREECIQLHSVLADHTRRMKSLGANYGRDVDIINEDGELVLAFEAQKKINRQLEDELQAKERSWRSQRDEWRNEIDRLQEEIEKQQKLLSINLSKSPQTQAELYMQHEVARLTSENLDLQEKYDKIAEECRRYKKQCRILAKRLKDAGFEGEERPYVLRGAVPNAVEYVNGSAIVSNAHANGSNMPAIRKKERDYEGMFEFRKEDINVIIRHLVIELKPRIAVTLLPGLPAYILFMCIRHTDCINDDDKVRSLLSEYLNAVKRVLKKRDDFDSRVLWLSNTLRLLHNMKQYSGDKPFQIENTPRQNEQCLRNFDLSEYRVVLSNVALWIFNNLVTNLKERIQALTVPALLEHEAISVPTDKAGRPRSSSMGGEPDSTQQKLDKLLDELTSVHKTLQYHGVDPEVVVQLFKQLFYFMCASALNNLLLRNELCRWTKGMQIRYNMSHLEQWGRDRRLETASEALQPIIQASQLLQARKTDEDVNSVCEMCNKLTANQIVKILNLYTPADDYESRVPVSFIKKVQDKLKERGENNEQLLMDLKYSYPVRFPFNPSDIRLEDIEVPEVLLLPMLKKV, encoded by the exons ATGACTACGAGGGAGCTCTACGTTAAG GGTGGCCGAGTATGGGTGCCACATCCGGAGAAAGTGTGGGAGGGCGCCGTGCTCCTGGAGGATTACAAGCAGAATCAGTCGACGCTGAAAGTACATACAGAAGAGTCGAATCAGACGAAGACGTTGGAGATCAAATCAGGCGCGGATCTTCCTCCGCTACGAAATCCGGACATTCTTATAGGAGAAAACAATCTCACACAATTGTCCTTTCTTCACGAGCCCGCTGTCCTCTACAATCTTCAGATCCGCTTTCAACGGCATTCCATTTACACCTACTGCGGCATCGTCCTGGTAGCCTTCAACCCGTACAACGAATTACACATCTATGGCAATGACACGATATGGGCCTACAGGGGCCAGGCGATGGGCGACCTGGAACCTCATATATTCGCCGTCGCCGAGGAAGCCTACACGAAATTGGAAAG GGAGAACCATGACCAGTCGATCATTGTCTCTGGCGAGTCGGGCGCTGGCAAAACGGTCTCCGCAAAGTATACCATGCGGTACTTTGCGACCGTCGGCGGATCGGCAACGGAAACGCAGGTTGAGAAGAAGGTTTTGGCCTCTTCTCCCATTATGGAAGCGATAGGTAATGCGAAAACCACTAGGAACGACAATTCCTCCAGATTCGGCAAGTTCATCGAAATCCAGTTTAACAAGAACTACCATATCACTGGCGCCAGCATGAGGACCTACTTGTTGGAGAAGTCGCGAGTTGTGTTCCAAGCGAACGAGGAACGAAATTACCACATATTCTATCAGATGTGTTCGGCAGCGAAACGTCTTCCTCAATTGTATCTATCCGACCAGGATCAGTTCCACTATCTCAATCAGGGCGACAATCCTACAATCGAAGGCGTGGACGACCTTGAGTACTTTGACGAGACGATCAGTGCATTGACAATGCTCGGCTTCACGTCCAAGCAGCAGGAAGATATGCTGCGTATTCTAGCCGCCATATTACACTTAGGTAATGTAGAAATAAGTAGTTGCAAGGCTAAGGATGCAGATAATGAGGTGGACACCGAATCCAGCTACATCTCTCCGTCAAACCGACATTTGCTAATTATTTCCGAACTACTCGGTATCGACGTGAAGGCGATGCGCAAATGGCTGTGCCATCGAAAGATCGTGTCAATGCGAGAAGTCTTCCTGAAGCCGATGAACGTGGAGCAGGCGATCGGTGCGCGGGACGCCCTGGCCAAGCATATCTACGCCGAGCTCTTCAATTGGATTGTGGTCGGTATTAACAATTCTTTGCAATCTCTCAGCAAAGCACAGTACTTCATCGGTGTGCTGGACATCTACGGGTTCGAGACGTTCGAGGTGAATTCGTTCGAGCAGTTCTGCATTAATTATGCAAACGAGAAGCTCCAGCAGCAATTCAATCAACACGTCTTTAAGCTGGAACAGGAAGAGTACTTGAAAGAGGACATTGAGTGGACCTTCATCGATTTCTATGATAACCAGCCATGCATCGATTTGATCGAGACCAAACTCGGTATTCTAGATCTGTTGGATGAGGAATGTCGCATGCCGAAGGGTTCGGATGCCTCCTGGGcggaaaaattgtatacaaaatGCAGCAAATCGAAGCATTTCGAGAAGCCGAGGTTTGGCACTTCGGCTTTTTTGATTCACCACTTTGCTGATCTCGTACAATACGAGACAGTGGGCTTCCTGGAAAAGAATCGTGACACTGTGATCGAGGAACAGGTAGACGTGCTGAGAAACAGCGAAAATAAGTTACTGAAGAAACTGTTTAGCGATGAGGATCCAAAACTGTCGGTGCCACATACTAGGGTGAAGATATCCACGCAGAAAAGTACACCAACGAACACGCAAAACAAGCAGAACAAAAAGACTGTCGGTTCGCAGTTCCGCGATTCGCTCAACATGTTGATGGCCACATTGAACGCCACGACACCACATTACGTCCGCTGTATCAAGCCGAATGACGCGAAAGAAGCTTTTGAATACAGTCCGGTGCGAGCGGTGCAGCAGCTGCGTGCTTGTGGTGTTCTAGAGACCATCAGAATCTCGGCCGCGGGTTTTCCCAGCCAGCGAACATATGGTGACTTCTTCCAGAGGTATCGCTGTCTCTGTAGATTCAAGGATATACGGCGGGATGATTTGAAGGAGACTTGCCGACGTATACTGGCCAGGTACATTAACGACGAGGACAAGTTCAAGTTTGGTAAAACCAAAGTGCTCTTCAGGGCTGGTCAAGTAGCATATTTAGAAAAACTACGAGCGGAAAAACAGCGGGATGCCTGCGTGATGATCCAGAAAACTGTTCGTGGTTTGATCTATCATAACAGGTACAAAAAGATTCGTCGGTCGATACTCGGTATTCAAAGGTACGGCAGGGGTTACATTGCGCGGCAGAAGGCAGAGGCTGTGAGGAGAGAGAGGGCCGCGATAAAGATACAGTCGCACGTGAAGAGCTGGCTGCAGAGACGATGGTATCTGCAGGTGAAACGCACAATCCTCGGTCTACAGACGCATGGCAGGGGTAACATGGCTCGTGTCAGATACAGGATGATGAAGGACAATGCTGCGGCGACGGTGATTCAAAGATTCGCTCGGGGTTACCTCATAAGAATGGCGTGTAAAAAGAAACTTAGGGACATTGTGATTGTGCAGTCGTGCATTAGAAAACGTCAGGCAAAGAAGGTGTTCAGGCGGTTGAAAGCCGAAGCTAAAAGCGTAGAACATGTCAAGTCCCTCAACAAAGGATTGGAAATGAAGATTATCACATTGCAACAAAAGATAGACGAATTT GCGAAAGAAAATCAATTCTTGAAGAATATGCAACACGAAATGACAGACTTGAAACTCAAACTAGACAGCTTGAAATCCGTCGACATTGAGAATAAAAAGTTGAACAGGATAGTtcaggaaaaagaaagagagctgAAAAATATACAGGAAATTCTGAAACAGGAGAGAGACGAGAAGATGGATATATTACATGATAAAGAGAGGATTTCTCTGCAAAAAAGCGAGGAAAATAAGAAGCTGCAGCAGGAGAACGAAAGATTACGAAAAGAGTTTTCAATAGCGACCGAGAAATTAAATAGCAACCAACGTGGTGCCGAGGAGAATCTAAAATATCGTCTCGAGCAAGAGAAAGATCTGCTTCGGCTAGAACAGGATCAGGATCGCGGAGCCTATCAGAGACTGCTCAAGGAATATCATGAGTTGGAACAGCATGCGGAAATGCTGGAACAAAAGTTAGCGTTACCTGGACATTCGCGTTCCTTGAGCAACGCTTCCAGCGGCAGTGGTCAGATCGCGCCCTCGGAAAATCCACAAGAtgatcaaaatatt GATTTTGGTTACGGCTCTGTGAGATCCACGGCTTCCTCGTCGACGCCTTACTCGCGAGTGGAAACGATTGACTGGAATCAACAACGGTCAGATAGTCCACCAGACGGAGAAGTTCAAGCGAATAAATCGCCTCCGGAAAAGTATGGAGCTGCGCACGCACCCGTGGACATCGGTCTCGTTTTGAAGCTGCAACAAAAGCTAAAAGATGTCGAGAAAGAGAAGGGCAGATTGATCAGAATGGTCGAAGATTTGGAACGGGATAGTAGTGAGGAATCTTCTAGGACACAGGATTCGTTCAGA CTCCAAGAACTGGAAATGGAAAATTCGCAACTTAAGAAAGACTTGAACTCGTTGAGGAAGACCGTGTCATTGTCCAGCCCATCATCCGCGCAACAAAATCTCAtga TACAATTCGAGGCACTGCAGGAAGAACtggaaagaagaagagaagagtGTATTCAGTTGCATAGCGTGCTAGCTGATCACACACGCAGGATGAAGAGCTTAGGTGCCAACTATGGTCGCGATGTAGACATTATAAACGAGGATGGCGAGCTGGTACTTGCCTTCGAAGCGCAGAAAAAGATTAACAG GCAACTGGAGGATGAACTGCAAGCAAAAGAAAGGAGTTGGCGATCGCAAAGAGATGAATGGCGAAACGAAATAGACAGGCTGCAAGAAGAAATAGAGAAGCAGCAAAAACTACTTTCCATTAATTTGAGCAAATCGCCGCAAACCCAAGCGGAACTTTACATGCAGCACGAGGTTGCTAGATTAACGTCCGAAAATTTA GATCTTCAAgagaaatatgataaaatagcAGAGGAATGTAGACGTTATAAGAAACAATGTAGAATCCTCGCAAAGCGACTGAAAGATGCTGGCT TCGAAGGAGAAGAACGTCCTTATGTGCTGAGAGGCGCCG tgcCTAACGCGGTAGAATACGTAAACGGTTCCGCTATTGTTTCCAATGCTCACGCAAATGGAAGTAACATGCCTGCTATTcgcaagaaagaaagagattatGAAGGAATGTTTGAATTTAGGAAAGAAGATATTAACGTGATTATACGTCATCTAGTCATTG AATTAAAACCTCGTATAGCAGTGACACTGCTACCGGGTTTACCGGCCTACATCCTCTTCATGTGCATCAGACACACCGACTGCATCAATGACGACGACAAAGTACGGTCGCTACTGTCTGAATACTTAAATGCCGTTAAACGCGTGTTGAAGAAGCGCGACGACTTCGACTCTAGAGTGCTCTGGCTGAGCAATACTCTGCGACTATTGCACAATATGAAACAGTATTCTGGCGACAAGCCGTTCCAGATCGAGAATACACCTAGGCAGAACGAACAGTGCTTAAGAAACTTCGATCTAAGCGAGTATCGTGTCGTGCTGAGCAACGTGGCGCTTTGGATTTTCAACAATCTCGTCACGAATCTTAAAGAGAGAATCCAAGCGCTCACGGTACCAGCCTTGCTGGAACACGAGGCCATATCCGTGCCGACTGATAAGGCCGGTCGGCCCAGATCGTCGTCGATGGGCGGCGAACCGGATTCCACACAGCAGAAACTTGATAAGCTTCTCGACGAACTGACATCGGTGCACAAGACCTTGCAGTATCACGGCGTTGATCCCGAAGTTGTGGTGCAACTGTTCAAACAACTGTTTTACTTTATGTGCGCCAGCGCTCTGAACAATTTGCTGCTAAGGAATGAGCTCTGCCGGTGGACGAAGGGTATGCAAATAAG GTATAATATGAGCCATTTAGAACAATGGGGTAGAGATCGACGGCTAGAGACTGCGTCTGAAGCGCTGCAACCCATCATACAGGCATCACAGCTTCTGCAGGCGCGTAAGACGGATGAGGATGTTAATTCCGTCTGTGAGATGTGCAACAAGCTGACGGCTAATCAAATAGTGAAAATCCTAAACTTGTATACCCCAGCTGACGATTACGAGAGTCGAGTTCCTGTTTCGTTCATTAAGAAAGTACaagataaattgaaagaaCGCGGCGAGAACAACGAACAG CTGTTAATGGATCTAAAGTATTCTTATCCTGTAAGATTTCCATTCAATCCGTCGGACATTCGGTTGGAAGACATCGAGGTACCCGAGGTGCTTCTTTTGCCCATGCTCAAGAAAGTATAA